A genomic window from Cydia amplana chromosome 3, ilCydAmpl1.1, whole genome shotgun sequence includes:
- the LOC134662752 gene encoding uncharacterized protein LOC134662752 isoform X1, which translates to MACVQNSVQVDSEREEGEIVDELDELSDISSEEEFLLRQRLHMLEKYNNVLERKNAKRTSVTGSGKKRQDNDAFLCDLSEISATELEEPYIVKAIREQKHLKSYPKPKRRKDPLPDNNLAKRVHRRKSNKAKKRATFLTESSDESDDEYRNKRRKLAAAVNKGNVDKSTLKARLEKMLCGSQNPEPDRFFPNLQTETHLVSINKEISLEKVISADASYGVKNNSPNEQVYESVDLCSDIDTKDNGNGSAISVLSSTENNGSLKSVASENHSTLDLAQETTATVKNKIINETQNTRDSDEDLELLREHALKTKAVKTNGQKIELEKQNTQQSDIIDEKDALLLSGDEDSDTAELRLICLKSALLKKAFERKQKQKLKKRLSQSLNLDDELMRDQIEYMNQMLSDNNTDIESVDMDIGSDGDEKSKDSLIESLKPTNIEHEKGDVAESNKQNEIRELLNSKEDEFEEDEDLLRAKLLTSLSKNLPNLVHPNVINSITDSKLPKKDSETEKQANNIPEEKRFIISIGNSDSEGEHEATKNLTKMHMKLSEQADFQQKLDMFLKSTRMEVEKSVLPDVVQQPVVPPVPKTKEKFVPKTVNHLPKSEQIEYKNLVKRMAELEKIKNARQSSINVNKATTKPVETLKPRNFGTREQLTNYELEEQIAFSRKTIAEESAKVLKLKDEATKLSHKYKIVSTELRNIATAITLNKRQQKVAQIKLSKIRTQHQLLINSSATSKHSIPNGNLAPIVRGPQKLPTTAKRPQKENAPVEEVKTVELYNLSTLSDLQSVKVSVVNDRMEEPNPRLSVQIDVTNNKKTVKLPKEPVKSTFIENSVESRINDGSIDANVELVDRGKKNGKELTDSNWGCKNKLKDDDYKSPLQALGSANWDPNAVLCRFEIGGNCKDPDCKYLHPKIQEQ; encoded by the exons ATGGCTTGCGTGCAGAATTCAGTCCAGGTGGACTCTGAGAGGGAGGAAGGAGAAATAGTGGATGAATTGGATGAGCTTTCGGACATTTCATCTGAGGAAGAGTTTCTGCTTCGACAGAGGTTGCATATGCTTGAGAAGTATAATAATGTCCTTGAACGTAAGAATGCGAAGCGTACGAGCGTCACAGGGTCTGGTAA AAAAAGACAGGACAATGATGCATTTTTATGTGATCTCTCTGAGATATCTGCCACAGAATTGGAAGAACCGTATATAGTTAAAGCTATCAGGgaacaaaaacatttaaaatcatATCCCAAACCAAAGCGAAGAAAAGACCCACTACCTGATAACAATTTAGCAAAACGGGTACACAGAAGAAAATCTAACAAAGCTAAGAAAAGGGCAACATTTCTAACTGAATCAAGCGATGAATCTGATGATgagtatagaaataaaagacGAAAGTTGGCTGCAGCTGTCAATAAGGGTAATGTTGACAAATCAACTCTGAAAGCAAGGCTGGAAAAAATGCTCTGTGGGTCACAAAATCCTGAGCCTGATAGATTCTTTCCGAATTTACAAACTGAAACTCATCTAGTGTCCATTAATAAAGAGATTTCTTTAGAAAAGGTAATTAGCGCAGACGCTTCATATGGAGTCAAAAATAATTCTCCAAATGAACAAGTGTATGAATCTGTAGACTTATGTTCTGATATAGATACTAAAGATAATGGAAATGGCAGCGCTATAAGTGTACTGTCAAGCACTGAAAATAACGGTAGTCTTAAAAGTGTAGCGTCAGAAAACCATTCCACCTTGGATTTAGCCCAAGAGACTACTGCTACTGTGAAAAATAAGATTATCAACGAAACTCAAAATACCAGAGATTCAGACGAAGATTTAGAATTACTAAGAGAACACGCTCTGAAAACGAAGGCTGTCAAAACCAACGGTCAAAAAATTGAATTGGAGAAACAAAATACACAGCAAAGCGACATTATTGACGAAAAAGATGCTTTGCTGCTGTCAGGAGATGAAGATAGTGATACGGCTGAACTTCGGTTGATTTGTCTAAAGTCTGCTTtattgaaaaaagcttttgaaagGAAACAAAAACAGAAGTTAAAGAAGCGACTGTCCCAGTCTTTGAATTTGGATGATGAACTTATGAGAGATCAGATTGAATATATGAACCAAATGTTGTCAGATAATAATACTGATATAGAATCGGTTGATATGGATATTGGTTCTGACGGAGATGAGAAAAGTAAAGATTCTCTTATTGAATCTTTAAAACCTACGAATATAGAACATGAAAAAGGCGATGTGGCAGAAAGTAATAAACAGAATGAAATAAGGGAATTATTGAATTCTAAGGAGGATGAATTTGAGGAGGACGAGGATCTTTTACGTGCCAAATTATTAACTTCCTTAAGTAAAAACTTGCCTAATCTTGTTCACCCTAATGTTATTAATAGTATCACAGATAGTAAATTACCAAAAAAAGATAGTGAGACTGAAAAACAGGCCAATAATATACCAGAGGAGAAAAGATTTATAATTAGTATCGGAAATTCTGATTCGGAAGGCGAACATGAAGCAACTAAAAATTTAACAAAGATGCACATGAAATTGTCAGAACAAGCCGATTTCCAGCAAAAACTTGACATGTTCTTGAAATCTACGCGTATGGAGGTAGAAAAGAGTGTTCTGCCTGATGTTGTACAACAGCCTGTAGTACCGCCTGTACCAAAAACTAAGGAAAAATTCGTCCCAAAG ACTGTAAACCATTTGCCGAAATCTGAACAAATTGAGTACAAAAATTTGGTGAAAAGAATGGCAGAGTTGGAAAAGATTAAAAACGCGAGACAATCATCGATAAATGTAAATAAAGCAACAACGAAGCCGGTGGAAACCTTAAAACCTCGTAATTTCGGCACTAGAGAACAGCTTACAAATTATGAATTAGAAGAGCAAATAGCTTTTTCAAG AAAAACTATAGCAGAAGAGTCGGCTAAAGTACTTAAACTGAAAGACGAGGCAACCAAATTATCCCACAAGTATAAAATTGTATCAACTGAACTTCGAAATATAGCAACTGctataactttaaataaaagacAACAGAAAGTTGCCCAAATTAAGTTATCCAAAATAAGAACTCAACATCAGCTGCTGATAAACAG CTCAGCTACTTCCAAACATTCCATACCAAACGGTAATCTAGCACCAATAGTTCGTGGCCCACAAAAATTACCAACAACCGCGAAGAGACCACAGAAAGAAAATGCGCCAGTTGAGGAAGTCAAAACTGTAGAATTATACAATCTATCAACACTTAGTGACCTACAGTCAGTTAAAGTGAGCGTGGTCAATGATAGAATGGAAGAACCAAACCCTCGATTATCAGTTCAGATAGATGTTACTAATAATAAAAAGACTGTAAAATTGCCTAAAGAACCAGTTAAAAGTACATTTATAGAAAACAGTGTAGAATCTAGAATAAATGATGGAAGTATTGATGCCAACGTAGAACTCGTTGACAGAGGCAAGAAAAATGGAAAAGAACTGACTGATAGTAACTGGGGATGTAAAAATAAACTGAAAGATGATGATTACAAGTCACCGCTCCAAGCATTAGGCTCTGCAAA CTGGGACCCGAACGCCGTGCTCTGCCGTTTCGAGATCGGGGGCAATTGCAAAGACCCTGATTGCAAATATCTACACCCAAAAATACAGGAACAATGA
- the LOC134662752 gene encoding uncharacterized protein LOC134662752 isoform X2 produces the protein MACVQNSVQVDSEREEGEIVDELDELSDISSEEEFLLRQRLHMLEKYNNVLERKNAKRTSVTGSGKKRQDNDAFLCDLSEISATELEEPYIVKAIREQKHLKSYPKPKRRKDPLPDNNLAKRVHRRKSNKAKKRATFLTESSDESDDEYRNKRRKLAAAVNKGNVDKSTLKARLEKMLCGSQNPEPDRFFPNLQTETHLVSINKEISLEKVISADASYGVKNNSPNEQVYESVDLCSDIDTKDNGNGSAISVLSSTENNGSLKSVASENHSTLDLAQETTATVKNKIINETQNTRDSDEDLELLREHALKTKAVKTNGQKIELEKQNTQQSDIIDEKDALLLSGDEDSDTAELRLICLKSALLKKAFERKQKQKLKKRLSQSLNLDDELMRDQIEYMNQMLSDNNTDIESVDMDIGSDGDEKSKDSLIESLKPTNIEHEKGDVAESNKQNEIRELLNSKEDEFEEDEDLLRAKLLTSLSKNLPNLVHPNVINSITDSKLPKKDSETEKQANNIPEEKRFIISIGNSDSEGEHEATKNLTKMHMKLSEQADFQQKLDMFLKSTRMEVEKSVLPDVVQQPVVPPVPKTKEKFVPKTVNHLPKSEQIEYKNLVKRMAELEKIKNARQSSINVNKATTKPVETLKPRNFGTREQLTNYELEEQIAFSRKTIAEESAKVLKLKDEATKLSHKYKIVSTELRNIATAITLNKRQQKVAQIKLSKIRTQHQLLINSSATSKHSIPNGNLAPIVRGPQKLPTTAKRPQKENAPVEEVKTVELYNLSTLSDLQSVKVSVVNDRMEEPNPRLSVQIDVTNNKKTVKLPKEPVKSTFIENSVESRINDGSIDANVELVDRGKKNGKELTDSNWGCKNKLKDDDYKSPLQALGSAKCIHNRTRKCACFNYRFRFK, from the exons ATGGCTTGCGTGCAGAATTCAGTCCAGGTGGACTCTGAGAGGGAGGAAGGAGAAATAGTGGATGAATTGGATGAGCTTTCGGACATTTCATCTGAGGAAGAGTTTCTGCTTCGACAGAGGTTGCATATGCTTGAGAAGTATAATAATGTCCTTGAACGTAAGAATGCGAAGCGTACGAGCGTCACAGGGTCTGGTAA AAAAAGACAGGACAATGATGCATTTTTATGTGATCTCTCTGAGATATCTGCCACAGAATTGGAAGAACCGTATATAGTTAAAGCTATCAGGgaacaaaaacatttaaaatcatATCCCAAACCAAAGCGAAGAAAAGACCCACTACCTGATAACAATTTAGCAAAACGGGTACACAGAAGAAAATCTAACAAAGCTAAGAAAAGGGCAACATTTCTAACTGAATCAAGCGATGAATCTGATGATgagtatagaaataaaagacGAAAGTTGGCTGCAGCTGTCAATAAGGGTAATGTTGACAAATCAACTCTGAAAGCAAGGCTGGAAAAAATGCTCTGTGGGTCACAAAATCCTGAGCCTGATAGATTCTTTCCGAATTTACAAACTGAAACTCATCTAGTGTCCATTAATAAAGAGATTTCTTTAGAAAAGGTAATTAGCGCAGACGCTTCATATGGAGTCAAAAATAATTCTCCAAATGAACAAGTGTATGAATCTGTAGACTTATGTTCTGATATAGATACTAAAGATAATGGAAATGGCAGCGCTATAAGTGTACTGTCAAGCACTGAAAATAACGGTAGTCTTAAAAGTGTAGCGTCAGAAAACCATTCCACCTTGGATTTAGCCCAAGAGACTACTGCTACTGTGAAAAATAAGATTATCAACGAAACTCAAAATACCAGAGATTCAGACGAAGATTTAGAATTACTAAGAGAACACGCTCTGAAAACGAAGGCTGTCAAAACCAACGGTCAAAAAATTGAATTGGAGAAACAAAATACACAGCAAAGCGACATTATTGACGAAAAAGATGCTTTGCTGCTGTCAGGAGATGAAGATAGTGATACGGCTGAACTTCGGTTGATTTGTCTAAAGTCTGCTTtattgaaaaaagcttttgaaagGAAACAAAAACAGAAGTTAAAGAAGCGACTGTCCCAGTCTTTGAATTTGGATGATGAACTTATGAGAGATCAGATTGAATATATGAACCAAATGTTGTCAGATAATAATACTGATATAGAATCGGTTGATATGGATATTGGTTCTGACGGAGATGAGAAAAGTAAAGATTCTCTTATTGAATCTTTAAAACCTACGAATATAGAACATGAAAAAGGCGATGTGGCAGAAAGTAATAAACAGAATGAAATAAGGGAATTATTGAATTCTAAGGAGGATGAATTTGAGGAGGACGAGGATCTTTTACGTGCCAAATTATTAACTTCCTTAAGTAAAAACTTGCCTAATCTTGTTCACCCTAATGTTATTAATAGTATCACAGATAGTAAATTACCAAAAAAAGATAGTGAGACTGAAAAACAGGCCAATAATATACCAGAGGAGAAAAGATTTATAATTAGTATCGGAAATTCTGATTCGGAAGGCGAACATGAAGCAACTAAAAATTTAACAAAGATGCACATGAAATTGTCAGAACAAGCCGATTTCCAGCAAAAACTTGACATGTTCTTGAAATCTACGCGTATGGAGGTAGAAAAGAGTGTTCTGCCTGATGTTGTACAACAGCCTGTAGTACCGCCTGTACCAAAAACTAAGGAAAAATTCGTCCCAAAG ACTGTAAACCATTTGCCGAAATCTGAACAAATTGAGTACAAAAATTTGGTGAAAAGAATGGCAGAGTTGGAAAAGATTAAAAACGCGAGACAATCATCGATAAATGTAAATAAAGCAACAACGAAGCCGGTGGAAACCTTAAAACCTCGTAATTTCGGCACTAGAGAACAGCTTACAAATTATGAATTAGAAGAGCAAATAGCTTTTTCAAG AAAAACTATAGCAGAAGAGTCGGCTAAAGTACTTAAACTGAAAGACGAGGCAACCAAATTATCCCACAAGTATAAAATTGTATCAACTGAACTTCGAAATATAGCAACTGctataactttaaataaaagacAACAGAAAGTTGCCCAAATTAAGTTATCCAAAATAAGAACTCAACATCAGCTGCTGATAAACAG CTCAGCTACTTCCAAACATTCCATACCAAACGGTAATCTAGCACCAATAGTTCGTGGCCCACAAAAATTACCAACAACCGCGAAGAGACCACAGAAAGAAAATGCGCCAGTTGAGGAAGTCAAAACTGTAGAATTATACAATCTATCAACACTTAGTGACCTACAGTCAGTTAAAGTGAGCGTGGTCAATGATAGAATGGAAGAACCAAACCCTCGATTATCAGTTCAGATAGATGTTACTAATAATAAAAAGACTGTAAAATTGCCTAAAGAACCAGTTAAAAGTACATTTATAGAAAACAGTGTAGAATCTAGAATAAATGATGGAAGTATTGATGCCAACGTAGAACTCGTTGACAGAGGCAAGAAAAATGGAAAAGAACTGACTGATAGTAACTGGGGATGTAAAAATAAACTGAAAGATGATGATTACAAGTCACCGCTCCAAGCATTAGGCTCTGCAAA GTGTATACATAATAGAACCAGAAAATGTGCATGTTTCAATTACCGCTTCCGATTTAAATGA
- the LOC134662756 gene encoding TBC domain-containing protein kinase-like protein, with product MEDKDYKFAACTYFAKNHPGETCGSNGLPLTPSSITILGWAQRLLSIEHPNLCTYLDVIRGKHERIIVVAEVIGKPLNEYTSRFTRNEIKNIAYQVATALAYLHEQDIMHRTLSDDNILVDSEGRVKLFNYGMYYMTGGGEEVLFTLGVPRYLSPETILDGGGPAADVWTFGIILLELCLGRLWTNLKPGPILRRILTLVHAGSPAERIARENDLYDAYKQIPEDLRTIIEKCLKILPSDRATFPEIVNDLRMDVQLPVQSKPPRGLMGCKLQYLYHWWQLAGGDVQAKLKKNGLIKNSPPILSMPSAILLDGCTVGGKVGALFDRRIAKYSLELLKARLSHIPIHDYYPLMHERRKEFDAVALPRIIRERDTEYQFYRLLWFQRLMHGYPYTTSYIRAEAEVDIPPLIRGHVWAALLGVVGDIEDRYERIDKETPTPTDRQIDVDIPRCHQYCWLLCGAAGHRGLKRLLKAWLLTNPQYVYWQGLDSLTAPFLYLNFYNEARAFACLSAFVPRFLHKFFLKDNSAVIKEYLAKFWQMVAFHEPELVTHLFEIGFEPNLFAIPWFLTMFSHVFPLHKILHLWDAFLVEGPALPIFMGVGILRQLRDTLLESGFNECILLFSDLPEIDIGECVKESIEMCRSSPRSITYRRFTNDAEVKDPMDAVEIPMDVLCAECCPRISLSDFFSLICQDKCCVIDIRSNLLYEKSCIEGSINIPYSGVHLGQHELQSLGPNNHKVLTEAIKLKKTVVVASAEDETAQLFSSYLVKCHVPRVCVLHGGTHALHTHVPSLFTVPRDNRK from the exons ATGGAGGATAAAGATTACAAGTTTGCGGCCTGCACGTATTTCGCCAAGAATCACCCGGGCGAGACGTGCGGCAGCAATGGTTTGCCGTTGACGCCGAGTTCTATAACTATACTGGGCTGGGCGCAGCGACTGCTCAGTATTGAGCATCCTAATTTGTGCACATACCTTGATGTTATACGAGGGAAACATG AGAGGATCATAGTGGTAGCCGAAGTAATAGGCAAGCCTCTCAATGAATACACATCGAGATTCACccgcaatgaaataaaaaacatcgcCTACCAAGTGGCCACGGCCCTCGCATACCTACATGAGCAGGACATAATGCATCGGACACTGTCCGATGATAATATCTTAGTGGACAGTGAGGGGAGAGTCAAGCTGTTTAATTATGGCATGTATTATATGACTGGAGGGGGTGAGGAGGTGTTATTTACACTTGg TGTCCCAAGATACCTGAGCCCGGAGACAATCCTTGACGGCGGAGGCCCAGCAGCAGATGTGTGGACATTCGGGATAATACTACTGGAGCTGTGTCTGGGCAGGTTATGGACCAATCTGAAGCCCGGACCGATTTTGAGGAGAATACTTACTTTGGTTCACGCTGGGAGCCCCGCTGAGAGGATTGCTAGAGAGAATGACTTGTACGATGCTTATAAG CAAATACCAGAAGACCTCCGAACCATAATCGAAAAATGTCTAAAAATCCTGCCAAGCGACCGCGCCACCTTTCCAGAGATAGTCAACGACCTTCGTATGGACGTTCAATTGCCGGTTCAGAGTAAACCCCCCCGCGGCCTGATGGGGTGCAAGCTACAGTATTTGTACCATTGGTGGCAGCTGGCTGGGGGGGATGTGCAGGCCAAGTTAAAGAAGAATGGGCTGATTAAGAATAGTCCCCCCATTTTGTCTATGCCTTC AGCAATCCTCCTCGACGGTTGCACAGTAGGTGGCAAAGTCGGTGCGCTCTTCGACCGCCGAATAGCCAAATATAGCCTAGAACTACTGAAGGCTAGATTATCCCACATTCCCATACACGACTACTATCCTCTGATGCACGAGAGGAGAAAAGAATTTGACGCTGTGGCTTTACCGAGAATTATAAGGGAAAGAGATACGGAGTATCAGTTTTATAGGCTTCTGTGGTTCCAGAGGCTAATGCAT GGCTACCCCTACACAACATCATATATCCGGGCAGAAGCGGAGGTGGACATTCCACCGCTGATCCGCGGACATGTCTGGGCTGCCTTATTGGGCGTTGTCGGCGACATAGAGGATCGTTATGAAAGAATCGACAAAGAGACGCCCACGCCTACTGATAGACAG ATAGACGTAGACATCCCTCGCTGCCACCAATACTGTTGGCTTCTCTGCGGCGCTGCGGGACACAGGGGCCTAAAGAGATTACTAAAGGCATGGCTGCTGACTAACCCACAATACGTTTACTGGCAAGGCCTGGACTCCTTAACTGCACCGTTCCTTTATCTCAACTTTTATAATGaag CCCGTGCCTTCGCTTGTCTATCAGCGTTCGTGCCACGTTTTCTACATAAATTCTTCCTAAAG gACAACAGCGCGGTAATTAAAGAGTATCTAGCCAAATTCTGGCAGATGGTCGCCTTCCATGAACCGGAGCTGGTCACACACCTCTTCGAGATCGGCTTTGAGCCGAACCTGTTCGCCATACCCTGGTTCCTCACTATGTTCTCAC ATGTGTTCCCCCTCCACAAGATCCTGCACCTGTGGGATGCTTTCCTCGTGGAGGGTCCCGCATTACCCATATTCATGGGCGTGGGGATCCTCAGGCAGTTGCGGGACACGCTCCTAGAATCGGGGTTCAACGAGTGTATATTGCTGTTCTCCGATCTACCGGAGATCGATATTGGCGAATGTGTGAAG GAATCCATCGAAATGTGCCGCAGCTCGCCTCGGAGTATAACATACAGACGATTTACGAATGACGCCGAAGTTAAAGATCCAATG GATGCAGTAGAAATACCCATGGATGTTTTGTGCGCCGAATGTTGTCCGCGTATCAGTCTGTCTGACTTCTTCTCCCTGATATGCCAAGACAAGTGCTGTGTTATCGACATAAGGTCTAATTTGCT ctatGAAAAGAGCTGCATAGAAGGCAGCATCAATATACCGTACAGCGGAGTCCATCTAGGACAACATGAGTTACAGTCCCTCGGGCCAAACAACCACAAGGTATTAACTGAGGCGATTAAGTTGAAGAAAACTGTGGTCGTCGCGTCGGCGGAGGATGAGACCGCTCAGTTG TTCAGCTCGTACCTGGTGAAGTGTCACGTGCCCCGCGTGTGTGTGCTACACGGCGGTACACACGCGTTACACACACACGTACCATCCCTATTCACCGTGCCCAGGGACAACCGGAAATAG